From the genome of Winogradskyella forsetii, one region includes:
- a CDS encoding M1 family metallopeptidase produces MKIFNYVLCALLFTSFSSYAQNEERSERQQGHTNENKFKQLYDEFATPNVFRTGSGAPGPGYYQQQADYKMDIEIDDVNAKLYGDETITYTNNSPDDLKYLWVQLDQNMRSRDSKTPLIGSSSIAPLTTSSGAVKSYLKESFDGGFHIEHVKDVNGKDLPHTINRTMMRVELPQVLKSEEKFSFKIKWWYNINDHVRDGGRSGYEYFEENDNRIYVMAQFYPRMAVYNDVEGWQNSQFWGRDEFALPFGDFDVNITVPADHILDGTGHLVNREDVFSKEMMKRFEKAKKSYDEPVMIVTQAEAEVTEKSKSKAKKTWKLSAQMVRDFGFATSRKFLWDMMAVKIGDKDVMAVSLYSKEGNPLWEQWSTKAVASTLKSYSRLTFDYPYHKAISVHAPMGMEYPMICYNFGRPDKEGNYSDRTKYGMISVIIHEVGHNFFPMIVNSDERQWTWMDEGLNTFSQYVAEQDFAEWYPAALSPNDKTYPSRRGPAHKIVPYMGGDQDYIAPIMTKGLNTYQFGNNAYGKPATALNILRETIMGRELFDYSFREYAQRWMFKHPTPEDFFRTMEDASAVDLDWYWRGWFYTTDYVDIGIKAVKKFAVSGTPNENGKLLAERNNRDPNSLVYFIEEGTEGYDEAMKKAESIDNLPTVKEYIMDNFTPEEQKELKTPKYFYQVTFNKPGGLVMPIIVEFTYADGTKGRETYPAQVWRLNDKEVSKAIASDKEIVSIVVDPDLETADIDTSNNSWPREVKESQFDRFKNKVKD; encoded by the coding sequence ATGAAAATTTTCAATTACGTTTTGTGCGCTTTACTTTTTACTTCTTTTAGCTCTTATGCTCAAAATGAAGAACGGTCAGAGCGTCAACAAGGACATACTAATGAAAACAAATTCAAACAGTTATATGATGAGTTTGCCACGCCAAATGTGTTTAGAACCGGTTCGGGAGCACCTGGTCCTGGTTACTACCAGCAACAGGCAGATTACAAAATGGATATTGAAATTGATGATGTAAATGCAAAACTTTACGGAGACGAAACCATAACTTACACTAATAATTCGCCAGACGATTTAAAATACCTTTGGGTGCAATTGGATCAGAATATGCGATCACGCGATTCTAAAACACCGTTAATTGGCAGTTCTAGTATTGCTCCTTTGACGACATCTTCGGGTGCTGTAAAATCGTATTTAAAGGAATCCTTTGATGGTGGCTTTCATATAGAACATGTAAAGGATGTCAATGGAAAAGATTTGCCGCATACTATTAATCGCACTATGATGCGTGTAGAATTGCCACAGGTTTTAAAATCTGAAGAAAAGTTTTCTTTCAAAATCAAATGGTGGTACAATATTAATGACCATGTTAGGGATGGTGGCCGTTCTGGATACGAATATTTTGAAGAAAATGATAACCGAATCTACGTAATGGCTCAGTTTTATCCACGTATGGCGGTTTACAATGATGTTGAGGGCTGGCAGAATTCCCAGTTTTGGGGACGCGATGAATTTGCGTTGCCATTCGGAGATTTTGATGTGAATATAACCGTACCTGCAGATCATATTCTAGATGGAACAGGGCATTTAGTAAATAGGGAAGACGTATTTTCTAAAGAGATGATGAAGCGCTTTGAGAAAGCAAAAAAATCTTATGACGAACCTGTAATGATAGTGACCCAAGCCGAAGCTGAAGTGACGGAAAAATCTAAAAGTAAGGCTAAGAAAACATGGAAACTTTCGGCACAAATGGTTCGTGATTTTGGTTTTGCGACGTCTCGTAAATTCTTATGGGACATGATGGCTGTAAAAATTGGAGATAAAGATGTTATGGCTGTATCCTTGTATTCGAAAGAAGGAAACCCGCTTTGGGAGCAATGGTCAACTAAAGCTGTGGCAAGTACCTTAAAATCCTATTCTAGATTGACCTTTGATTATCCTTATCACAAAGCGATTTCTGTACACGCACCCATGGGAATGGAATATCCAATGATATGTTACAACTTTGGTCGTCCAGATAAGGAAGGCAACTATTCCGATAGAACTAAATATGGAATGATCAGCGTTATTATTCATGAAGTAGGACATAACTTTTTCCCAATGATTGTCAATAGTGACGAACGTCAATGGACTTGGATGGACGAAGGTTTAAACACGTTTTCCCAATATGTTGCAGAGCAAGATTTTGCAGAATGGTATCCTGCGGCTTTGTCACCAAATGATAAAACGTACCCATCAAGAAGAGGTCCTGCACACAAAATAGTGCCATATATGGGAGGCGATCAAGATTATATTGCACCAATTATGACCAAAGGCTTAAATACTTATCAATTTGGTAATAATGCGTATGGCAAACCAGCTACAGCATTAAATATATTAAGGGAAACCATTATGGGTCGCGAATTGTTCGACTATTCTTTTAGGGAATATGCGCAACGCTGGATGTTTAAACACCCAACACCAGAAGATTTTTTCCGTACTATGGAAGATGCTTCTGCAGTTGATTTAGATTGGTATTGGAGAGGTTGGTTCTATACTACGGATTATGTGGATATTGGTATCAAAGCGGTAAAGAAATTTGCAGTTTCGGGTACACCAAATGAAAATGGAAAACTATTGGCAGAACGTAACAATAGAGACCCAAATAGCTTAGTGTATTTTATTGAAGAGGGAACAGAGGGTTATGATGAGGCAATGAAAAAAGCGGAGTCTATAGACAATCTGCCAACTGTTAAAGAATATATTATGGATAACTTTACTCCTGAGGAGCAAAAGGAGTTGAAAACACCGAAATATTTCTATCAAGTTACTTTTAATAAACCAGGCGGATTGGTTATGCCAATTATTGTTGAGTTTACTTATGCAGATGGCACCAAAGGAAGAGAAACGTATCCTGCGCAAGTTTGGAGGTTAAACGATAAAGAAGTTAGCAAGGCCATAGCAAGTGATAAAGAAATTGTATCCATAGTTGTGGATCCTGATTTGGAGACTGCTGATATAGATACTTCTAATAATTCGTGGCCAAGAGAGGTTAAAGAAAGTCAATTTGATAGGTTTAAGAATAAAGTCAAAGACTAA
- a CDS encoding peptidase associated/transthyretin-like domain-containing protein has protein sequence MKKIKTLFLISTFLFLSFISAQQRLLNGQLIADDEVEGLHVLNRSAAKYTISTADGSFVIPARAFDTLVISGVKYQKQEFVITPSIMELGQFNVQLIENINELNEVVVGKILTGSLESDIENSDAKSEINFYDLGIPGSTDIPATQNEQRLYDADHGQFVYYYGIGLSINVHKILNRINGDTNAYKERIKIESDEDCINSLQSQYADIIFEAIPIPEQYKTDFFQFCLEDEQFNTICEDENRINDVDFLLVKLENFKIKLNEDD, from the coding sequence GTGAAAAAGATTAAAACACTTTTTTTAATTTCAACATTTTTATTCCTAAGTTTTATAAGTGCACAGCAAAGGCTACTCAATGGACAACTTATAGCCGACGATGAAGTTGAAGGTCTGCATGTACTCAACAGATCAGCCGCAAAATATACCATATCTACTGCAGACGGCAGTTTTGTCATTCCTGCAAGGGCTTTCGATACCTTGGTTATTTCGGGTGTAAAATATCAAAAACAAGAATTTGTCATTACTCCCTCCATAATGGAATTAGGTCAGTTTAATGTACAGCTCATAGAGAATATAAACGAGTTGAATGAAGTTGTTGTCGGTAAAATATTAACGGGAAGCCTTGAGTCTGATATAGAAAACTCAGATGCTAAATCAGAAATTAACTTTTACGATTTAGGTATTCCAGGTTCTACAGATATACCAGCTACACAAAACGAACAACGTTTATATGATGCAGACCATGGGCAATTTGTTTATTATTATGGCATCGGACTCTCCATTAATGTGCATAAAATATTGAATAGAATTAATGGAGATACAAATGCGTATAAGGAAAGAATTAAAATAGAATCTGATGAAGATTGTATTAATAGTTTACAATCCCAATATGCTGATATTATTTTTGAGGCCATCCCAATTCCCGAGCAGTATAAAACAGATTTTTTTCAGTTTTGTCTAGAAGATGAGCAATTTAATACGATTTGTGAAGACGAAAATCGGATAAATGACGTTGACTTTTTATTGGTGAAACTTGAAAATTTTAAAATTAAATTAAATGAAGATGATTAA
- a CDS encoding O-methyltransferase, producing MHFLPEDLDNYVIAHSEQEPELLQQLTRETYQKVLQPIMLSGPYQGRVLSMISKLVRPKSILELGTFTGYSTLCLAEGLEKNGALHTIDINEELVDFQRKYFDQSEFGKQIIQHTGSALDIIPKLNLTFDLVFIDADKPNYSNYFHLIIDKLNEGGIILSDNVLWHGKVVEPLDEKDKSTKAVLDYNTLLKNDERIETVLLPIRDGLTISRKK from the coding sequence ATGCATTTCTTGCCTGAAGATTTAGATAACTATGTTATTGCTCATTCTGAACAAGAACCAGAATTGCTGCAACAGTTGACTAGAGAAACCTACCAAAAAGTATTACAACCTATTATGCTGAGCGGACCCTATCAAGGTCGTGTGTTAAGCATGATATCTAAATTGGTTCGTCCGAAATCAATTTTAGAATTAGGAACTTTTACCGGCTATTCTACATTGTGCTTAGCAGAAGGGTTGGAAAAAAATGGAGCGTTACACACTATTGATATCAATGAAGAGTTAGTGGATTTTCAAAGAAAGTATTTTGACCAATCTGAATTTGGAAAGCAAATAATTCAACACACAGGAAGTGCACTGGATATTATTCCTAAATTAAACTTAACATTCGATCTTGTCTTTATCGATGCAGACAAACCTAACTATTCTAATTACTTCCATTTAATAATTGACAAATTGAATGAAGGTGGTATCATACTCTCAGACAATGTGCTGTGGCACGGAAAAGTTGTTGAACCCTTGGATGAAAAAGACAAATCCACTAAAGCCGTATTAGATTATAATACCCTTCTTAAAAATGACGAACGGATTGAGACAGTATTACTTCCTATTAGAGATGGCTTAACTATTAGTCGAAAAAAATAA
- a CDS encoding ankyrin repeat domain-containing protein has product MKKSAVVLALALGFSICNVNATNHVLTSKVSDDIVQSIEVSPLCKAVAIGDTEEVKRLLNNGVDVNAKSNGMMPIHYAAKYNRVDMIKVLITAGSKIHDPCDLGYTALGHAEKAKATDAELFLKRFKKKTV; this is encoded by the coding sequence ATGAAAAAATCAGCAGTAGTTTTAGCCTTAGCATTGGGCTTTTCAATTTGTAACGTAAATGCAACAAACCATGTTTTAACTTCTAAAGTAAGTGACGATATTGTTCAATCCATAGAGGTTAGTCCTCTGTGTAAAGCGGTTGCCATTGGCGACACAGAAGAAGTCAAACGTCTATTGAACAACGGCGTGGACGTCAATGCCAAATCTAATGGTATGATGCCTATACATTATGCCGCCAAATACAATCGTGTGGATATGATTAAGGTGTTAATCACAGCAGGTTCTAAAATTCACGATCCTTGTGATTTAGGCTATACGGCATTGGGACATGCGGAAAAAGCAAAAGCAACAGATGCCGAATTATTTTTAAAACGTTTTAAAAAGAAAACTGTCTAG
- the gpmI gene encoding 2,3-bisphosphoglycerate-independent phosphoglycerate mutase, which produces MDKKVILMILDGWGKSPDPKVSAIDNAQTPFIDSLYTKYPSASLRTDGLHVGLPEGQMGNSEVGHMNLGAGRIVYQDLVKINLAVENKTLREEPVLKTAFEYAKANNKNVHLLGLVSDGGVHSHIKHLFGLLNATHDYGLENVFVHAFTDGRDVDPKSGYGYISDLEDHLQKTSGKLASVTGRYYAMDRDKRWERVKLAYDALVNGEGEKTTNVLQSIQNHYENDITDEFIKPIIAVDRENNPVATIKDDDVVIFFNFRTDRGRQLTEALSQRDFHEQNMHKLNLYYVTMTSYDDSFEGIKVVYNKDNLSETLGEILENHHKKQIRIAETEKYPHVTFFFSGGQEKPFHGETRILRNSRKVATYDLKPEMSAFELTDALVPELKKREVDFVCLNFANGDMVGHTGVMEAAIKACEAVDQCVKSVITTALENDYTTILIADHGNCETMINPDGSPNTAHTTNPVPVILIDKDLKAIKDGILGDIAPTILKLMGIPQPKAMTQESLV; this is translated from the coding sequence ATGGACAAGAAGGTTATTCTAATGATTTTAGATGGTTGGGGAAAATCACCTGACCCAAAAGTTTCGGCAATAGACAATGCACAAACACCATTTATTGATTCGCTTTACACCAAATATCCAAGCGCAAGCTTAAGAACCGATGGTTTGCATGTAGGTTTGCCAGAGGGGCAAATGGGAAACAGCGAAGTTGGCCATATGAATTTAGGAGCCGGCAGAATTGTATATCAAGATTTAGTGAAAATAAATCTGGCAGTAGAAAATAAAACACTTCGTGAGGAGCCGGTTTTGAAAACCGCTTTCGAATATGCAAAAGCCAACAATAAAAACGTGCATTTATTAGGTTTGGTCAGCGATGGTGGTGTCCATTCTCACATTAAACATCTTTTCGGATTGCTCAATGCCACTCATGATTATGGATTAGAAAACGTTTTTGTACATGCCTTTACAGACGGCAGAGATGTGGATCCTAAATCTGGTTATGGTTATATTTCTGATTTAGAAGATCATCTCCAAAAAACCTCAGGAAAATTAGCCTCCGTAACTGGTCGTTATTATGCCATGGATAGAGACAAACGCTGGGAACGTGTAAAATTGGCTTATGATGCTTTAGTCAATGGAGAAGGCGAAAAAACCACTAATGTTTTACAATCCATTCAAAATCATTATGAAAATGATATTACAGACGAATTTATAAAACCTATTATCGCAGTTGATAGAGAGAACAATCCTGTAGCCACAATTAAAGATGATGATGTTGTTATATTCTTCAACTTTAGAACGGATCGTGGTCGTCAATTGACTGAAGCCTTGTCCCAACGTGACTTTCATGAGCAAAACATGCATAAATTAAATCTTTATTATGTTACAATGACCAGCTACGATGATAGTTTTGAAGGTATAAAGGTCGTTTATAATAAAGATAATTTGTCTGAGACTTTAGGGGAAATTTTAGAAAATCACCATAAAAAACAAATTAGAATTGCAGAAACTGAGAAATACCCTCACGTCACCTTCTTCTTTTCTGGCGGACAAGAAAAACCATTTCATGGCGAAACCAGAATTTTAAGAAATTCACGAAAAGTGGCCACTTATGATTTAAAGCCTGAAATGAGTGCTTTCGAATTAACAGACGCTTTGGTCCCTGAACTCAAAAAAAGAGAGGTAGATTTTGTTTGCCTTAATTTTGCCAATGGCGATATGGTTGGGCATACAGGAGTAATGGAAGCCGCTATAAAGGCATGTGAAGCTGTTGACCAATGTGTAAAAAGTGTTATTACAACGGCTTTAGAGAATGATTACACTACCATTTTAATTGCAGATCACGGCAATTGTGAAACCATGATAAATCCTGATGGTTCTCCAAATACAGCGCATACTACAAATCCGGTTCCAGTTATCCTAATTGACAAGGATTTGAAAGCCATAAAAGATGGTATTTTAGGTGATATTGCTCCAACAATTCTTAAATTAATGGGCATACCACAACCTAAGGCGATGACACAAGAAAGCCTTGTTTAG
- a CDS encoding Sec-independent protein translocase subunit TatA/TatB, with the protein MIHKLTLLFIGATEIIFVLFIVVLVFGADKLPEIARGLGKGMRQIKDATNDIKSEVTKSAKENNIIDKDTTKNIQDEINKVKDDLEDFTGSLKRNK; encoded by the coding sequence GTGATACATAAACTAACATTATTATTCATAGGAGCCACAGAAATAATCTTTGTATTATTTATTGTGGTACTGGTTTTTGGTGCCGATAAATTGCCCGAAATTGCACGTGGCTTGGGTAAGGGAATGCGTCAAATAAAAGATGCGACCAATGATATTAAGAGTGAGGTAACGAAAAGTGCCAAGGAAAATAATATCATTGATAAAGATACTACCAAAAACATTCAAGATGAAATCAATAAAGTAAAGGATGATCTTGAAGACTTTACAGGCTCGTTGAAAAGGAACAAATGA
- the pepE gene encoding dipeptidase PepE has protein sequence MKSIIIASTSTIHGSGYLDYLLDELKVHFKSADEILFVPYARPGGISHEDYTKTASKAFNSIGKSVKGIHEYENVEDAIQNAQGIFVGGGNTFVLVSQLYKNQVLLPIKNAIEKGTPYLGTSAGSNICGLTMNTTNDMPIVYPPSFKTLGLVPFNINPHYLDPIVGSKHMGETRETRIKEFHAYNSQPVIGLREGSWIDVKGNKLTLKGKLDARIFEYNKVPYEIGTDSDLGFLK, from the coding sequence TTGAAATCAATTATAATCGCCAGCACTTCTACTATTCATGGTAGTGGTTATTTAGACTATTTATTGGATGAGCTAAAAGTTCATTTTAAATCTGCAGATGAAATTCTATTTGTTCCGTATGCTAGACCAGGAGGTATTTCGCATGAGGACTATACAAAAACAGCATCTAAAGCCTTCAATTCCATAGGGAAATCGGTTAAAGGTATTCACGAATATGAAAATGTGGAAGATGCCATACAAAATGCCCAAGGTATTTTTGTTGGAGGTGGTAACACTTTTGTTTTGGTGTCTCAACTTTATAAAAACCAAGTTTTATTACCAATTAAAAATGCGATTGAAAAAGGCACACCGTATTTAGGTACTAGTGCTGGGAGTAATATTTGTGGTTTAACGATGAATACCACTAACGATATGCCAATTGTTTATCCTCCAAGTTTTAAGACTTTGGGATTAGTGCCATTTAATATTAATCCACATTATTTAGATCCTATTGTTGGAAGTAAACATATGGGAGAAACCAGGGAAACCCGTATTAAAGAGTTTCATGCCTATAATTCACAACCTGTAATTGGCTTGCGCGAAGGAAGTTGGATCGATGTGAAAGGAAATAAGTTAACGCTAAAAGGAAAACTAGATGCAAGAATTTTTGAGTATAATAAAGTACCTTATGAGATTGGTACAGATTCAGACTTGGGATTTTTGAAGTAG
- a CDS encoding amidohydrolase family protein yields MKDNAKSSSPLGKLEGARKLRINGHSHLLPYPEQIPEFMKDKGIFWVDKDRKFMLQKDWNRPITDSSFFLDEKLAWMEHFKIDHAVVLNLSQLYGNGLRLEEMKQALRFQNDFNARIQHENPSKFTCGFVVHPGFVRGACWEIERCVEVLGMQLLCLPTHYMDTIGTWRCIFDEENEPIFELADKYNLAVEIHPYDGEKFIKLENTSWRFHLIWMLAQCADAYHFLTLNGYYEKYKNMRVCFAHGGQLAQINLGRRIQGFDGRADLFEGKSHPRKAVGHKNIFFDTLVHDTGGLELLIRNQGSKQVIMGLDDPYPLGEMESEKQSSYPGKILDLAAERKIITEPERNAIWEDNVIQWLCGDDEAAKEKLISRITS; encoded by the coding sequence ATGAAAGACAACGCTAAGAGTTCTTCCCCTTTGGGTAAGTTAGAAGGGGCTCGTAAACTAAGAATAAACGGACATTCGCATCTTCTTCCCTATCCTGAACAAATTCCTGAATTTATGAAAGATAAAGGGATTTTCTGGGTTGATAAAGATCGTAAATTCATGCTTCAGAAGGATTGGAACAGACCTATTACCGATTCAAGTTTTTTCTTGGACGAAAAATTAGCGTGGATGGAGCATTTCAAAATAGACCATGCAGTCGTCTTAAATTTGTCTCAACTCTATGGAAACGGATTGCGCCTAGAAGAAATGAAGCAAGCTTTGCGCTTTCAAAATGATTTTAATGCGCGAATCCAACATGAAAATCCGAGTAAATTTACATGTGGCTTTGTGGTTCACCCAGGTTTTGTCAGAGGTGCTTGTTGGGAAATTGAGCGCTGTGTAGAAGTTTTAGGTATGCAATTGTTATGTTTACCCACGCATTATATGGATACTATTGGGACATGGCGTTGTATTTTTGATGAAGAAAACGAACCTATTTTTGAACTAGCAGACAAGTACAATCTCGCCGTAGAAATTCACCCTTACGATGGCGAAAAATTTATAAAACTAGAAAATACCTCTTGGCGTTTTCACTTAATTTGGATGTTGGCACAATGCGCAGATGCTTACCATTTTTTAACTTTAAATGGTTATTACGAAAAGTATAAAAACATGCGTGTTTGTTTTGCTCATGGCGGGCAATTAGCACAAATAAATTTAGGGCGACGTATTCAAGGGTTTGACGGACGCGCAGATCTGTTTGAAGGAAAAAGCCATCCAAGAAAAGCAGTTGGACATAAAAACATATTCTTTGACACCTTAGTACACGATACTGGCGGACTGGAATTACTAATTAGAAACCAAGGTTCGAAACAAGTTATAATGGGATTGGATGATCCCTATCCACTTGGTGAAATGGAAAGCGAAAAGCAATCGTCTTATCCTGGCAAAATTTTGGACTTGGCCGCAGAAAGAAAAATAATAACGGAACCCGAACGTAATGCTATTTGGGAAGATAATGTTATTCAATGGTTATGCGGAGATGATGAAGCTGCCAAAGAAAAATTAATTTCTCGAATCACATCTTAA
- a CDS encoding carboxypeptidase-like regulatory domain-containing protein has product MKKLLLLIFSVFALTAFSQDVKRIPINGKIIVTTEDKEGVTVFNSSSNKGAITDKDGYFKIDVALNDVIQFGALQFKDFTVSVSEKVMSSRRLTVILVEEINKLDEVVILPFDLTGNLNVDFENVRTYNVNLDDVYFGLDHIEDFEFSADYKTEADNLAFKEYNPSVENMLDLVNVTGFLLQQVVNINGNNLGSIKFKTEKEKQLKGKTPFKQALDTYSINYIHNNFDIPLDQVEAFTDYVEKQGVDDSLFEEDKELQLLERISQLSKSFLKKTSEKD; this is encoded by the coding sequence ATGAAAAAATTACTCCTATTAATATTTAGTGTTTTTGCTTTGACAGCTTTCAGTCAAGATGTAAAAAGAATACCCATCAATGGTAAAATTATTGTTACCACAGAAGATAAAGAAGGTGTAACGGTTTTTAATTCATCGTCTAACAAGGGCGCTATTACGGATAAGGATGGCTATTTTAAAATTGATGTCGCTTTAAATGACGTTATTCAATTTGGGGCATTACAATTTAAGGACTTTACGGTTTCAGTTTCGGAGAAGGTTATGTCGTCTAGGCGTTTAACGGTTATTCTTGTTGAGGAAATCAACAAATTGGATGAAGTGGTTATTCTGCCGTTTGATCTCACAGGTAACCTAAATGTAGATTTTGAAAACGTTAGAACTTACAACGTCAATCTGGATGATGTCTATTTTGGTTTAGACCATATTGAAGATTTTGAGTTCTCTGCGGATTACAAAACGGAAGCGGATAACTTAGCCTTTAAAGAATATAATCCAAGTGTGGAGAATATGCTAGATTTGGTCAATGTTACAGGTTTTTTGCTTCAACAAGTCGTAAATATTAATGGTAATAATCTAGGGAGTATTAAATTTAAAACAGAAAAGGAAAAACAATTGAAAGGGAAAACACCTTTTAAGCAAGCTTTAGACACTTATAGTATCAACTACATTCATAATAATTTCGATATTCCATTAGATCAAGTTGAAGCATTTACCGATTATGTCGAAAAACAAGGGGTCGACGATAGCTTATTTGAGGAAGATAAAGAGTTGCAATTATTGGAGCGTATTTCTCAACTGAGTAAGTCGTTCTTAAAAAAGACAAGTGAAAAAGATTAA
- a CDS encoding GNAT family N-acetyltransferase, whose amino-acid sequence MNFEFKIILNQNLNQVIPLVYALNEGKVSKELLLSRFNEMKLQNYECAGVFVDNELIAVTGLWFCTRHYSGKSVELDHVYITPEFRNKGLGKEFMSWIQNYVQEKGYNAMELNTYVQNNPSHKFYYNEGYTILGYHFLKKL is encoded by the coding sequence ATGAATTTTGAATTCAAAATAATTCTAAACCAAAATTTAAATCAAGTGATTCCTCTGGTTTACGCCTTAAATGAAGGCAAAGTGAGTAAGGAATTGCTTCTGTCTCGATTTAACGAAATGAAACTGCAAAATTATGAATGCGCTGGTGTCTTTGTTGATAATGAGTTAATCGCAGTAACTGGTCTTTGGTTTTGCACACGTCATTACAGTGGGAAATCTGTTGAATTAGACCATGTGTACATTACGCCAGAATTTAGGAATAAAGGCTTGGGTAAGGAATTTATGTCTTGGATTCAAAATTATGTTCAAGAAAAAGGCTATAATGCCATGGAATTAAATACTTATGTACAAAATAATCCGTCTCACAAGTTTTATTACAATGAAGGGTATACTATTTTAGGCTATCACTTTCTGAAGAAGTTGTAA
- a CDS encoding DUF6702 family protein, producing the protein MKSISLFIAFLSLSLLTSSSDNHEYYVGVTQIEYSKETQSLQIISQVFTDDFETLLRKRYDDDISLDPDNNVEIIENYMQRYLADKLKFKVNDNNVNFKFLGKEYKDDITYCYLEIKHISEINSIEVTNQILFDAFSEQQNIVRLKLLNKNKSFLLVPENDSCMLNFK; encoded by the coding sequence ATGAAATCAATTAGCCTATTTATAGCTTTTTTAAGCCTTTCGTTACTGACGTCTTCTAGTGATAATCACGAATATTATGTCGGTGTTACCCAGATTGAATATTCAAAGGAAACACAATCCCTTCAAATTATAAGTCAGGTTTTCACAGATGATTTTGAAACCCTATTGCGTAAACGTTATGATGACGATATTTCGTTGGATCCAGATAATAATGTGGAAATTATTGAAAATTATATGCAACGTTATTTGGCAGATAAACTGAAATTTAAGGTTAATGATAACAACGTCAATTTCAAATTTCTAGGAAAAGAGTACAAAGACGATATTACCTATTGCTATCTCGAGATTAAACATATTTCAGAAATTAATTCTATTGAAGTGACCAATCAAATCTTATTCGATGCATTTTCAGAACAGCAGAATATTGTTCGCCTAAAACTCTTGAACAAAAACAAGAGCTTTTTGCTGGTTCCCGAGAACGATTCATGCATGTTAAACTTTAAATAA
- a CDS encoding carboxypeptidase-like regulatory domain-containing protein, protein MKMIKIFTVFIVFIFGLNLHAQTKDLKGQLIANDEVEGLHIQNKTSAKYTISNEDGSFVIPAKVQDTLVISGVKYQKQEFVITSTIMDLGQFNVQLIENVNELNEVVVGKILTGSLESDLENSDAKTEINFYDLGIPGYTGKPLTQNERKLHDADAGPMGYVGLGGGVNLHKLLNTISGRTKKLKAIVALDDRDRCVERFRRDYESFLFEKDSLSENLRNEYFLFCQEDEEFLTLCNENNDIKLLEFLQTKLKVYRENRKSVSKD, encoded by the coding sequence ATGAAGATGATTAAAATTTTTACTGTTTTTATAGTTTTCATTTTCGGCCTTAATCTTCATGCACAAACTAAAGATCTTAAAGGTCAGCTCATTGCTAATGATGAGGTTGAAGGACTTCATATTCAGAATAAAACATCAGCAAAATATACCATTTCTAATGAAGACGGTAGTTTTGTCATTCCCGCAAAAGTCCAGGATACCTTGGTGATTTCTGGTGTAAAATACCAAAAACAAGAGTTTGTGATAACATCAACTATAATGGATTTAGGACAGTTTAATGTACAGCTCATAGAAAACGTTAACGAGTTGAACGAAGTTGTTGTCGGTAAGATTCTAACCGGAAGCTTGGAATCTGATCTAGAGAACTCAGATGCCAAAACCGAAATTAACTTTTACGATTTAGGTATCCCAGGATATACAGGTAAACCATTGACGCAGAACGAACGGAAACTTCACGATGCAGATGCTGGTCCAATGGGTTATGTAGGTTTGGGTGGTGGCGTTAATCTTCATAAATTGTTAAATACCATTAGCGGACGCACAAAAAAGTTGAAAGCCATTGTTGCATTAGATGATAGAGATCGTTGTGTTGAACGTTTTAGGCGTGATTATGAAAGCTTTCTTTTTGAAAAAGATAGTTTGTCTGAAAATTTGCGTAACGAATATTTTTTGTTTTGTCAAGAAGACGAAGAATTCTTAACCTTGTGCAACGAAAACAATGACATTAAGTTGCTCGAATTTTTGCAGACAAAGTTAAAAGTTTACCGAGAAAACAGAAAATCAGTGTCTAAAGATTAG